A single window of Pseudoduganella plicata DNA harbors:
- the recJ gene encoding single-stranded-DNA-specific exonuclease RecJ, which translates to MTRIATRPCPFRESEMLRQGGIHPVLARLFAARGLLDPKELSSELGALILPSGLLQIDVAAAFLADAIAANKRMVIVADYDCDGATACATALRGLRAMGANVDFIVPNRFEYGYGLTPEIVELTAREKSPDIIITVDNGIASIEGVEAAKRRGIEVVVTDHHLPGDRLPDARVIVNPNQPECGFPSKNLAGVGVVFYVLLALRAELRRRGVFDQQTQPKLDNLLDLVALGTVADVVKLDANNRILVAQGLKRMRAGRMHAGVAALFRVAGRQARSATPFDLGFALGPRLNAAGRLQDMSLGIECLITDDEERAWALAQQLNEINIRRREIEAEMQDAALVHLDAFEPRDSTTISVFDESWHQGVIGIVASRLKEKFYRPAITFALAGDGWIKGSGRSIAGFHLRDALDLVSKKAPSLIDKFGGHSMAAGLSIRADAFDAFAEAFETVGRSWLTDGQLERIVETDGPLEDAHYTTQFIELMDGIVWGQGFPPPVFCDEFRVVSQRILKERHLKLLLERNGTRYDAIWFGHTDALGDRARVAFRLDANEYNGTTRVQLLVEHAEPC; encoded by the coding sequence ATGACCCGCATCGCCACCCGTCCCTGCCCGTTCCGCGAATCGGAAATGCTGCGCCAGGGCGGCATCCACCCTGTGCTGGCGCGCCTGTTTGCAGCGCGCGGCCTGCTCGACCCGAAAGAACTGTCGTCCGAGCTGGGCGCCCTGATCCTGCCGTCCGGCCTGCTGCAGATCGACGTGGCCGCCGCCTTCCTGGCCGACGCCATCGCGGCCAATAAACGCATGGTCATCGTAGCCGACTACGACTGCGACGGCGCCACCGCCTGCGCCACCGCGCTGCGCGGCCTGCGCGCGATGGGCGCCAATGTGGACTTCATCGTGCCGAACCGTTTTGAATACGGCTACGGGCTGACGCCGGAAATCGTCGAGCTGACGGCGCGCGAGAAGTCGCCGGACATCATCATCACCGTCGATAACGGCATCGCCAGCATCGAAGGGGTCGAGGCGGCGAAAAGGCGCGGCATCGAAGTGGTCGTCACCGACCACCACCTGCCGGGCGACCGGCTGCCGGATGCACGCGTCATCGTCAATCCGAACCAGCCGGAATGCGGCTTCCCGTCGAAGAACCTGGCCGGTGTCGGCGTCGTGTTCTACGTGCTGCTGGCGCTGCGGGCGGAACTGCGCCGACGCGGCGTGTTCGACCAGCAGACGCAGCCCAAGCTGGACAACCTGCTCGACCTGGTGGCGCTGGGGACGGTGGCGGACGTCGTCAAGCTCGATGCCAACAACCGCATCCTTGTCGCGCAGGGCCTGAAGCGCATGCGCGCGGGCCGCATGCATGCGGGCGTGGCGGCGCTGTTTCGCGTGGCGGGCCGGCAGGCGCGCAGCGCCACGCCGTTCGACCTGGGCTTCGCCCTCGGCCCGCGCCTGAACGCGGCGGGCCGGCTGCAGGACATGTCGCTGGGGATCGAGTGCCTGATCACGGACGACGAGGAGCGGGCCTGGGCGCTGGCGCAGCAGCTCAACGAAATCAATATCCGCCGGCGCGAGATCGAGGCGGAAATGCAGGACGCGGCGTTGGTGCACCTCGACGCGTTCGAACCGCGCGACAGCACGACCATCAGCGTGTTCGACGAATCGTGGCACCAGGGGGTCATCGGCATTGTCGCGTCGCGGCTGAAGGAGAAGTTCTACCGGCCGGCGATCACGTTCGCTCTGGCCGGCGACGGCTGGATCAAGGGATCGGGCCGTTCCATCGCCGGCTTCCACCTGCGCGACGCATTGGACCTGGTGTCGAAAAAGGCGCCGAGCCTGATCGACAAGTTCGGCGGCCACTCGATGGCGGCCGGCCTGTCGATCCGCGCCGATGCGTTCGACGCTTTTGCCGAAGCATTCGAGACGGTGGGCCGCTCCTGGCTGACCGACGGCCAGCTCGAGCGCATCGTCGAGACGGACGGGCCGCTGGAAGATGCGCACTACACCACCCAGTTCATCGAGCTGATGGACGGCATCGTATGGGGGCAAGGCTTTCCGCCACCCGTGTTCTGCGACGAGTTCCGCGTCGTCAGCCAGCGCATCCTGAAGGAGCGCCACCTGAAGCTCCTCCTGGAACGCAACGGCACGCGCTACGACGCCATCTGGTTCGGCCACACGGACGCACTGGGCGACCGCGCACGCGTCGCGTTCCGGCTCGACGCCAACGAATACAACGGCACGACCAGGGTGCAGCTGCTGGTCGAACACGCCGAGCCCTGCTGA
- a CDS encoding sensor histidine kinase: MQQRLHERLAERARIARALHDTLLQSIQALLMSFDAHSRHLKEGTQERIRLDQTLNLAEQLLVEGRDEIMVLRGSVSAQALELALAQFGKGLAEHRPHAFELKVSGTPRRLRPDVQDEIYAIAREALFNASRYADATRIELELGYGAAAFLVRVRDNGRGLDETVAAAGHRPGHWGLVGMRERAGGIGAVLAIDSAPGTGTAITVTVPGKMAY, from the coding sequence ATGCAGCAGCGCCTGCACGAACGCCTTGCCGAGCGGGCGCGCATCGCGCGGGCCTTGCACGACACGCTGTTGCAGAGCATCCAGGCGCTGCTGATGTCGTTCGACGCGCACAGCCGGCATCTGAAGGAAGGCACGCAGGAACGGATCCGCCTGGACCAGACGCTCAACCTGGCCGAGCAGCTGCTGGTGGAAGGGCGCGACGAAATCATGGTGCTGAGGGGTTCCGTCTCGGCGCAGGCGCTGGAACTGGCGCTGGCGCAGTTCGGCAAGGGGCTGGCGGAACACCGGCCGCACGCGTTCGAATTGAAGGTGAGCGGCACGCCGCGCCGGCTGCGTCCCGACGTGCAGGACGAGATCTATGCCATCGCGCGTGAAGCCCTGTTCAACGCTTCGCGCTACGCCGACGCCACGCGCATCGAGCTGGAACTGGGCTATGGCGCCGCCGCGTTTCTCGTACGCGTGCGCGACAATGGGCGCGGGCTGGACGAAACGGTAGCCGCCGCCGGCCACCGGCCGGGCCACTGGGGCCTCGTCGGCATGCGCGAGCGGGCCGGCGGTATCGGCGCCGTGCTGGCGATCGACAGCGCACCGGGCACCGGCACGGCAATCACCGTGACAGTGCCGGGCAAGATGGCCTACTGA
- a CDS encoding FKBP-type peptidyl-prolyl cis-trans isomerase — MKKLLTASTLAAALAFSLAACDRNKAQPAVEATPVAFQKLDTAMGTGKEATAGTTAVVNYTGWLYVPTAPQQHGDKFDSSIGRGPFSFQLGAGQVIRGWDEGVAGMKVGGKRTLIVPASMGYGADGAGPIPPNATLIFDVELLDVR; from the coding sequence ATGAAAAAACTCCTGACCGCCAGCACCCTGGCCGCGGCACTGGCATTCTCGCTGGCCGCCTGCGACCGCAACAAGGCGCAACCAGCCGTCGAAGCGACGCCGGTCGCCTTCCAGAAGCTCGACACGGCCATGGGCACCGGCAAGGAAGCCACGGCCGGCACGACGGCCGTCGTCAACTATACGGGCTGGCTGTACGTACCGACCGCGCCGCAACAGCACGGCGACAAGTTCGACTCCTCCATCGGCCGCGGCCCGTTCAGCTTCCAGCTGGGCGCCGGCCAGGTGATCCGCGGCTGGGACGAAGGTGTCGCCGGCATGAAGGTGGGCGGCAAGCGCACGCTGATCGTCCCGGCCAGCATGGGCTACGGCGCCGACGGCGCCGGACCGATCCCGCCCAACGCCACCCTGATTTTCGACGTCGAACTCCTCGACGTGCGCTGA